GGCAGGAATGTCGCCGTGCCGGCGGAGTTTTGTTTGAGCCTGTTGATGCAGCGCCCCGCCTCCTCCATATCCTCAACGAGGAGCTGGAACTGGCGTCCGCCTAGGTAGGCCTCGAGCGCCGCGGCCAGATTTGCCGGAGCGGACAGGACGTCGATGACGGCGTGCGGGTCCGCGTCAAGCCGCTTCAGCTTGGCGGCGGAGAGCAGATGGCGCACCGGCGCCGGATAGAGCCCCGCCTGTAATGATTCCGCGGCGTCGTTGAGCTTGGAGCGCAGGTTCACCGACTCGCGCTTTGCGCGCTGGAGTTCGGAAGCGAGGCTCTGGCAGAGGGCGTAAAGCTCGCCGTGTTCTTTGACGAGCTTCTCCTGCTCCGCATTCAGCCTGTCGCGTTCGCTCTCAAGGTGCTTTATCTGAAAATCGAGGTCTTTGCGTTCGTCCGGGACGCTCGCCTTTTTATTGCGCAGTTCCAGCAGCTCTTTACCCAAATAAGAGAGCTTCGCGCGGCACTTTTGGAGCTCGCCGTCAAGACGTCCCTTTTCTTTATTCCACGCCTCGCGTTCAAGGCGCGTCTTTTCAAGCCTCTCATTGTATTCGTTCCACTTTTTTTCTATCGCCTTCTGAGCCTTCTCGGCCTTCTCGACCTCTTCGCGCGCCAATTTGTTGTCTTCGAGGGATTTTTTCTGTTCTTCCAGCAGCTTTTCATAGCGCGCTTTCGCCTCTGTCTGTTCCGCCCTGGCTTCCTGCAGCCGCGCCTTCGAGCCGCGCAGGTTCGCCGCCGAGGCGTAACCGGATTTTATGAGGCTGTCGAAGCGGTTGCGGCACTGCTCCAACTCCCAGCTCTGCTGGCGGTGGGCCTGAGCGGCGTGCGTAAGTTTAAGCTCGATCGCCCCGTTCGCGCTCTTCCAGTAACGCGACCAGAAGATCGCGCCCTCGCGCAGTGAGGCGGCCGCCTCAAGTTCAGCCTCGATGCCGGCTATCGTCCGCTCGCATTCAGCGCGCCGCAGCCAATAAAGAAGCCGGCGGTCGCCCTCGATGCTGTCCATGATCGCGCGCATCTGCGCGGCGCGCGCCACGTCCGGAGCGATCTCCTCGCGGCGCGAGGAGAGTTCGCCCATCAGGTGGCGCAGCTGGTCGTATTCCTCTTTGACCGTCGCGAGGCGGTCCTGAGCCTCCATACGTTTTTTTCTGTATATGTCGATGCCGAAGAGCACCTCGAGGTGCATGCGGCGCTCGGAGGGGCTCTGCTTGAGCACCTCCTGCACTTCGCCCTGCCCGATGAAGGCAAAACGCGCGCCTTCAAGCTTCCAGCTCCGCTTTATTTCGTCCAGTTCCGTGAGCGTTTTGCGCGTATTATCGACAAAGAGGCTCGTGGCTCCGTCGGGGGCCGTGACGCGGCGCTTGACGGAGCAGACGCGCTCATCTTCGCGCAGGTGAAGGGTGACCTCGGCCTCGCGCGCCGTCTCTTTGCTGACCGACCCTTGAAAGAGCAGGTCGCTTTGGCGGCTGATGCGCAGGCGGTTCGCGCTGCTGTCCCCCAGCGACCAGCGCAGCGCGTCAAGCAGGTTGCTCTTGCCGCTGCCGTTAGGCCCGACGATCGCCGTGAACCCCGAAGATAGGATCAGGTCGTGCGAACCGCCAAAACTTTTGAACCCTTTAAGCTGAAGGCGACCGATGTACAATGGCCCAGCCCTCCCGTTTCTGAAGCACGTTTATCCGGTGCTCAACCTGCGACAGCGACCCCTGGCATTCAAGACGGTATTTGCCCCAGGAGAGGTCGGGGCAGCCGCGGATAAAGATCTTGCGCTCAAACTCCTCTTCCCAGGCGGAGAGGAAGGTATCGCAGATATATTCGGCCACCGTTGTGTAACACTCCACCAGCAGCGCCTCCGCCTTCGACGAGAGCGTGATCTTCCTGATGAAGCGCTTTATCTGTATCGCCACGCCCTCCTCTTTTGTGACGGTTCCCAGGCCGCCGCAGAAAGGGCAGCCGCGCGTCAGCGCCGCCCTGATATCCGTGCGCGCGCGTTTGCGCGTTATCTCCACGAGGCCGAGCCCCGTGACGCCGTAGACGCGCGCCTTGCAGCGGTCGTTCTTGAAAAGCTCCTGCAGCTGATGCACGAGGGCGTGATTGTCCTCCTCGTTCTCCATATCTATGAAATCGACGACGACGATGCCGCCGAGCGCGCGCAGCCGGAGCTGTCGGGCTATCTCGACCGCGGCCTCCAGGTTGGTCTTGAGCACCGTATCGTTCAGGTTCTTAGAACCGACAAATTTACCGGTGTTGACGTCGATCACCGTCAGCGCCTCGGTCTGGTCTATGACGAGGTAAGCCCCCGAGGGGAGCCAGACCTTGCGGTCTTGAAGCTCCGATATCTGGTTTTCCAGCCCATAGACCTCGAAGAGAGGCATCTTGCCTTTGAAGAGATTCACGTCGATCTCCTTCTCGGGGAAGAACTTTCTGACGATAGCCTCTACGCCCTCTTTTTCCTCTTCGCTGTCGATGACGATCTCGTCTATCTCATCGGTCAATTCGTCACGCAGCACTCGCTCGAGCGATCCGATGTCGCGGTGGATGAGGCAGGGGGCGCTGTTCTGTTTGGCGTTGCGCCGTATCGTCTCCCACTGCGAGAGGAGTCCTTCGACGTCCTCGCGCAGCCCGTCTGCGTCGCAGCCCTCCGCGACGGTCCTGATGATGATCCCGAAATTCTGCGGGCGTATATCCTTCGCTATGGAGCGCAGCCGCGCGCGTTCGTCATCGTCCTCGATACGTTTGGAGACTCCCGTCTCGTGGCCGCCGGGGATGAGCACCATGTAACGCCCCGCGAGCGAGACACGCGGAGAGACGCGCGCCCCCTTGCCCTTGCGGGCGTTCTTGACGACCTGCACGAGCATGTCCATGCCCGGCCGGACCTCCATGCCTTTGACGTCGTCAAGGTAAAGGAAGCCGTTGCGCCCGTCTCCAAGGTTCAGAAAAGCGGAATTCATTCCCGGCAGGACGCTGTCGACGCGCGCCTTATATATCT
The window above is part of the Cloacibacillus evryensis DSM 19522 genome. Proteins encoded here:
- a CDS encoding Rne/Rng family ribonuclease → MSGWSKKIIANLVDPEEIRIAIIDEKGKLYEIFVERMLEHQRTGEIYKARVDSVLPGMNSAFLNLGDGRNGFLYLDDVKGMEVRPGMDMLVQVVKNARKGKGARVSPRVSLAGRYMVLIPGGHETGVSKRIEDDDERARLRSIAKDIRPQNFGIIIRTVAEGCDADGLREDVEGLLSQWETIRRNAKQNSAPCLIHRDIGSLERVLRDELTDEIDEIVIDSEEEKEGVEAIVRKFFPEKEIDVNLFKGKMPLFEVYGLENQISELQDRKVWLPSGAYLVIDQTEALTVIDVNTGKFVGSKNLNDTVLKTNLEAAVEIARQLRLRALGGIVVVDFIDMENEEDNHALVHQLQELFKNDRCKARVYGVTGLGLVEITRKRARTDIRAALTRGCPFCGGLGTVTKEEGVAIQIKRFIRKITLSSKAEALLVECYTTVAEYICDTFLSAWEEEFERKIFIRGCPDLSWGKYRLECQGSLSQVEHRINVLQKREGWAIVHRSPSA